One segment of Agromyces albus DNA contains the following:
- a CDS encoding M15 family metallopeptidase, giving the protein MLEALREAGTDAADVGIEVHVNSGWRSAEYQDQLLREAISTYGSEEEAARWVATPDTSAHVSGDAVDIGSFDATAWLSEHGAEYGLCQIYANEPWHYELRPLAIDGGCPPMYADPTHAAAE; this is encoded by the coding sequence CTGCTCGAGGCCCTGCGCGAAGCGGGAACGGATGCCGCTGACGTCGGGATCGAGGTCCACGTCAACAGTGGCTGGCGTTCCGCGGAGTACCAGGATCAGCTGCTTCGTGAGGCGATCTCGACCTACGGGTCCGAAGAGGAGGCCGCACGATGGGTCGCCACTCCGGACACTTCCGCTCACGTATCAGGGGACGCCGTCGACATCGGATCCTTCGACGCCACGGCGTGGCTGTCGGAGCACGGCGCCGAGTACGGGCTGTGCCAGATCTACGCCAACGAGCCCTGGCACTACGAACTGCGCCCCTTGGCGATCGATGGTGGTTGTCCTCCCATGTACGCCGACCCCACGCATGCGGCGGCCGAGTAG
- a CDS encoding DUF2017 family protein has translation MIVAGRDGGEGVRLVLETEEAMLLSELADQVDSVLLLGEVDDPALGRLLPNAYPDDVTAAQDFTRYTRDSLVDGKRQAAQQVRDATAVDDDTGLVQIELDQAEAWSWLTFLTDLRLILAERVGIVEEGSDESDETRDDYLRAAYEWAGFVQGSMLEVLDPIKG, from the coding sequence ATGATCGTCGCGGGCCGCGACGGCGGCGAGGGGGTTCGGCTCGTGCTCGAGACCGAGGAGGCGATGCTCCTCTCCGAGCTCGCCGACCAGGTCGACTCGGTGCTCCTGCTCGGCGAGGTCGACGACCCGGCGCTCGGCCGGCTGCTCCCGAACGCGTATCCCGACGACGTCACGGCGGCTCAAGACTTCACCCGCTACACGCGCGACAGCCTCGTCGACGGCAAGCGGCAGGCCGCCCAGCAGGTGCGCGACGCCACCGCCGTCGACGACGACACCGGCCTCGTGCAGATCGAGCTCGACCAGGCCGAGGCGTGGAGCTGGCTCACCTTCCTCACCGATTTGCGGCTGATCCTCGCCGAGCGGGTCGGCATCGTCGAGGAGGGCAGCGACGAATCCGACGAGACCCGCGACGACTACCTCCGGGCCGCCTATGAGTGGGCGGGATTCGTGCAGGGGTCGATGCTCGAGGTGCTCGACCCGATCAAGGGCTGA
- the clpS gene encoding ATP-dependent Clp protease adapter ClpS: MTDTLEHLDTESVVNTAIDVPWSTIVWDDPVNLMTYVSYVFRSYFGYPREEAERLMLRVHQEGRAIVATGNREAMERHAEAMHGYGLQATVSKAAP; this comes from the coding sequence ATGACCGACACTCTCGAGCACCTGGACACGGAAAGCGTCGTGAACACCGCGATCGACGTGCCGTGGAGCACGATCGTGTGGGACGACCCGGTCAACCTCATGACCTATGTGAGCTACGTGTTCCGCAGCTACTTCGGCTACCCGCGCGAGGAGGCCGAGCGGCTCATGCTGCGGGTGCACCAGGAGGGCCGTGCCATCGTGGCCACGGGCAACCGCGAGGCGATGGAACGGCACGCCGAGGCGATGCACGGCTACGGCCTGCAGGCGACGGTCTCGAAGGCCGCGCCATGA
- a CDS encoding response regulator transcription factor has translation MRVLVVEDEPYMAEAIRDGLRLEAIAADIAGDGDTALELLSINAYDIAVLDRDIPGPSGDEIAQSIVASGSGMPILMLTAADRIDDKASGFELGADDYLTKPFELRELVLRLRALDRRRAHSRPPVREIAGLRLDPFRREVYRDGRYVALTRKQFAVLEVLVAAEGGIVSAEELLERAWDENADPFTNAVRITVSALRKRLGEPSIIATVPGVGYRIDTAPGAGLGGGDDE, from the coding sequence ATGCGCGTGTTGGTCGTCGAGGATGAGCCCTACATGGCGGAGGCCATCCGCGATGGGTTGCGCCTGGAGGCGATCGCGGCCGACATCGCCGGCGACGGCGACACCGCTCTGGAACTGCTGAGCATCAACGCCTACGACATCGCCGTCCTCGACCGCGACATCCCCGGGCCATCCGGCGACGAGATCGCCCAGAGCATCGTCGCCTCCGGCAGCGGCATGCCGATCCTGATGCTCACCGCGGCCGACCGAATCGACGACAAGGCCTCCGGATTCGAGCTCGGCGCCGACGACTATCTCACCAAGCCGTTCGAGCTCCGAGAGCTCGTGCTGCGTCTCAGGGCACTCGACCGCAGGCGCGCCCACAGCAGGCCGCCCGTGCGAGAGATCGCCGGGCTGCGTCTGGATCCGTTCCGCCGCGAGGTCTACCGCGACGGCCGCTATGTCGCGCTGACCCGCAAGCAGTTCGCCGTGCTCGAGGTACTCGTCGCCGCCGAGGGAGGGATCGTCAGCGCCGAAGAGCTCCTGGAGCGAGCGTGGGATGAGAACGCCGATCCGTTCACCAACGCCGTGCGCATCACCGTCTCGGCACTGCGCAAACGCCTCGGCGAACCCTCGATCATCGCCACGGTTCCCGGGGTCGGCTACCGCATCGACACGGCGCCCGGCGCGGGACTCGGCGGAGGCGACGATGAGTAG
- a CDS encoding class I SAM-dependent methyltransferase, with product MAFDFGALRRHPDVEGHGLEASDAADRLILDEAAARIRAAGPGELVVVDDAYGALALAAAAAGARGIRSHEDPITGERALAENAERVGLADAVRSMPLAPELVAGARLVLLRLPRSLDRLDEVAGLIAAHAAQDVAVVAGGRIKHMSLAMNDVLGAWFERVDVSHARQKSRVLTSTGPRGSRHPVAEPWPRSERHDDLDLTVVAHGGVFAGTGVDIGTRFLLEQLREAVPDAASAVDLACGTGIVAAWLARARPALTVTASDRSAAAAASARLTAEANGVADRVLVHRADGLEPLADASEPLVVLNPPFHSDAAVHAGIAGHLFTDAARVLVPGGELWCVWNSHLRYRPLLERLVGPTRQIARNAKFTVTASTKPDGAR from the coding sequence ATGGCCTTCGACTTCGGCGCCCTGCGGCGTCATCCCGACGTCGAGGGCCACGGACTCGAGGCGTCGGATGCCGCAGACCGCCTCATCCTCGATGAAGCCGCCGCCCGCATTCGCGCGGCCGGCCCGGGCGAGCTCGTCGTCGTCGACGACGCGTACGGCGCCCTCGCGCTCGCCGCCGCAGCAGCCGGAGCCCGCGGCATCCGCTCGCACGAAGACCCGATCACGGGCGAACGCGCGCTCGCCGAGAACGCCGAACGCGTCGGCCTCGCCGACGCCGTGCGATCGATGCCGCTCGCCCCTGAGCTCGTCGCGGGCGCACGACTCGTGCTCCTGCGCCTGCCGCGATCACTCGACCGGCTCGACGAGGTGGCGGGCCTCATCGCCGCGCACGCGGCCCAAGACGTCGCCGTGGTGGCCGGCGGGCGGATCAAGCACATGTCGCTCGCGATGAACGACGTGCTCGGCGCGTGGTTCGAACGGGTCGACGTGAGCCACGCCCGGCAGAAGTCGCGCGTGCTCACCTCGACGGGGCCGCGCGGGTCGCGGCATCCGGTGGCCGAGCCTTGGCCGCGCAGCGAGCGGCACGACGACCTCGACCTCACGGTGGTCGCGCACGGCGGGGTGTTCGCGGGCACGGGGGTCGACATCGGCACGCGATTCCTGCTCGAGCAACTCCGCGAGGCGGTTCCGGATGCCGCGAGCGCCGTCGACCTCGCGTGTGGGACCGGGATCGTGGCGGCGTGGCTCGCGCGCGCAAGGCCCGCGCTGACGGTGACGGCGAGCGATCGCTCGGCGGCGGCCGCGGCATCCGCTCGCCTGACGGCCGAGGCCAACGGCGTCGCCGACCGAGTGCTCGTGCACCGGGCAGACGGACTCGAGCCGCTCGCCGATGCGAGTGAGCCGCTCGTCGTGCTGAACCCGCCCTTCCACAGCGATGCCGCCGTGCACGCGGGCATCGCCGGCCATCTCTTCACGGATGCCGCGCGCGTGCTCGTCCCCGGCGGCGAACTGTGGTGCGTGTGGAACTCGCACCTGAGGTACCGGCCGTTGCTCGAGCGGCTCGTCGGCCCCACGCGCCAGATCGCACGCAACGCGAAGTTCACCGTGACGGCGTCGACGAAGCCCGACGGCGCACGCTGA